The sequence CAAAGTTTTAGCCTTTGTTTTAGACGCTTCTAGGCTGGATTTGGGCATTAAAGAGCAATACCAACGCTTGAGATTGGAGTTGGAAAAATTTTCACCCGCTTTGGCCAATAAGCCTTTTGGGGTGTTGCTCAATAAATGCGATGTTGTAGAAAACATTGATAAGATGGCTAAGGATTTTTGCACCTTTTTAAACTTAGAAGCACAAAAATTAGAGGCGTTTGATCTAGAGCCGTATTTAGGGTTTTTACACCCCAATTTAACCAACGATTTTGAAAAACACCCTAATGAAAAATCAGCGCTCTTTGTCTTACCCCTTTCAGCGGTTAGCGCTCTTAATACGCATGCGCTTAAATTTGTGTTGTTGGAAGCGTTACCATAAAACGCTATTTTTAAACCAATCCATTAAAATAAAGGCGAGGAATGAAAAGATTTGTTTTGTTTTTATCATTCATGTGCGTTTGCGTTTGCGTTCAAGCTTACGCCGAGCAAGATTACTTTTTTAGGGATTTTAAATCCACAGATTTGCCCAAAAAACTCCATCTTGATAAAAAGCTCTCCCAAACAATACAGCCATGCGCGCAACTTAACGCATCAAAACACTACACTTCTACCGGGGTTAGAGAGCCTGATAAATGCACAAAGAGTTTTAAAAAATCCGCTATCATGTCCTATGACTTAGCGCTAGGTTATTTAGTGAGCCAAAACAAACCATACGGCTTAAAAGCTATAGAAATTTTAAACGCTTGGGCTAAAGAGCTTCAAAGCGTAGACACTTATCAGAGCGAGGATAATATCAATTTTTACATGCCTTATATGAACATGGCTTATTGGTTTGTCAAAAAGGCGTTTCCTAGCCCAGAATATGAAGATTTTATTAAGCGGATGTGCCAGTATTCTCAATCAGCTCTTAACACTAACCATGGGGCGTGGGGCATTCTTTTTGATGTGAGCTCTGCACTAGCACTAGATAATCATGCTCTTTTGCACAATAGCGCTAATCGGTGGCAGGATTGGATATTTAAAGCCATAGATGAGAATGGGGTTATTGCTAGCGCGATCACTAGGAGCGATACGAGTGATTATCATGGCGGCCCTACAAAGGGCATTAAGGGGATAGCTTATACCAATTTTGCGCTTCTTGCGCTAACCATATCAGGCGAATTGCTTTTTGAGAACGGGTATGATTTGTGGGGTAGTGAGGCCGGGAAAAGGCTCTCTGTGGCGTATAACAAAGTTGCAACATGGATTTTAAACCCTGAAACTTTCCCTTATTTCCAGCCTAACCTTATCGGAGTGCATAACAACGCCTATTTCATTATTTTAGCCAAGCATTATTCTAGCCCTAGTGCGGATGAGCTTTTAAAGCAAGGCGATCTACACGAAGATGGTTTCAGGCTTAAACTCCGATCGCTGTGAATTTTTCTGTATTCAAGGTTATAGCGATAGCCATGCGCTATAACCTTTTTATGAATGGTTTAGAAAGTTTGTTTCAGTTAGCATTATTTACAAAAAGAGTTTAAAATAAACGCAATTGTATCTCTTGAGTCGTCTTTAGAGTGCAAATGATTATCAAAATGAATCGTTTTAGTTGTAAGCGTGCTTGTTTACACTAAAATAATAAGCGTTATTGATAAGACCACATTAAAGGATAATGAATGAAAAAAATGGTTTTGGTATCGGTTTTACTGGCAGGGTTTTTGCAAGCGGTGAATTTGGATTTATCTTCGGCTAAGCTAACATGGACAGCCTTTAAATCTAAGGCTAAAACACCAGTAAATGGGAGTTTTGAAAGCATCACCTATAAATTGGGTAAATCTCAAGATAGTTTAAAAACCCTTTTAGAAGGGGCAACTGCGAGCATGGATAGCTTGAAAGTCAATTTAGGCGATGACACTAAAAACAAAAATGTTAAAGAAGCTTTTTTCGCTCTTTTTAAAAACACTAACATCAAAGTAACTTTCAGGAATGTGATAGAAGGCGATCATGCAGGTTCTCTTACGGCTTATGTGAGGATGAATGAAAAGCTGGTGAAAGTGCCTATGCAATACACGATTGCTGAGGATAAGCTCGTGGTTAAAGGGGTCTTGGATCTATTGAGTTTTGGCTTGAAAAACGAATTAGCGAGCTTGGCTAAACGATG is a genomic window of Helicobacter pylori oki112 containing:
- a CDS encoding alginate lyase family protein; this encodes MKRFVLFLSFMCVCVCVQAYAEQDYFFRDFKSTDLPKKLHLDKKLSQTIQPCAQLNASKHYTSTGVREPDKCTKSFKKSAIMSYDLALGYLVSQNKPYGLKAIEILNAWAKELQSVDTYQSEDNINFYMPYMNMAYWFVKKAFPSPEYEDFIKRMCQYSQSALNTNHGAWGILFDVSSALALDNHALLHNSANRWQDWIFKAIDENGVIASAITRSDTSDYHGGPTKGIKGIAYTNFALLALTISGELLFENGYDLWGSEAGKRLSVAYNKVATWILNPETFPYFQPNLIGVHNNAYFIILAKHYSSPSADELLKQGDLHEDGFRLKLRSL
- a CDS encoding YceI family protein, translating into MKKMVLVSVLLAGFLQAVNLDLSSAKLTWTAFKSKAKTPVNGSFESITYKLGKSQDSLKTLLEGATASMDSLKVNLGDDTKNKNVKEAFFALFKNTNIKVTFRNVIEGDHAGSLTAYVRMNEKLVKVPMQYTIAEDKLVVKGVLDLLSFGLKNELASLAKRCESFHEGLTWSQVEIQFESMIKG